In Janthinobacterium lividum, the genomic stretch AAAAACCGAGATTCGTGTTCATTGAGAGTCGCTCCTGGGTTCGTCGTAGCCAAGTTCGCCGGTACAAGGTATTTCCTGGCGCCATAGGCTAACTAGCATTTTCAATTCTTGTGCGGCGTTGAACGCTGGATCTTCGCTGGGTTTGACCATGTCGAGTACGTCGAAGAGAAAGTTGGACTCGCCGTACTCGATCCAGTCTTGCGCAAGCCTCGCATTGCGATGTTGTCCATGCTGCAGTTCAAAGCGATGTCGGTTAAGTGTGCCCTGAGCGTTCGTACTTCCTGCAACCAAGGCCCGTCCCGTGATCTGGTTTCGTATCGCATATACGCCTGCTCGGGATTTCGTCTCCAGAAACTGCCGTTTCAGCATCTTTTTGTTTGTCATCATCAATCCTTTTTCTTCCAAATGAGTCACGGTGCAAGCAGGTTATGACTGTACGATGTGGTTTACTTAGGAGAAGGCAATAACCGGGTGGCGTTTAGGCAGGACTGTGGTGCGCGGCCTGCCGTCGGAATATCCCGATGTGGAAATCGAGATCATCCTGCTCAAATACTAAATCTTTCATCTGGTACCGTCGCAGACTGCGGTCTCATGAACTCATTGCCTGTGTCCTGAAGGCCGACATCAGCATTCCGAATTTCAGCTGCTGTTCTAATGTGGAACATCGACGTGCCCACACGGATGACTTATTTTTCAATATTTATTGAAAAGAAATAGATATTTTAAGATAAAATTGTTAATTATTGCAACGTTTTTTGGCTGAACACAGGCAGATTGGAAAATATGGCAGACCTCATTCCATGGAACCGCCAGCTGCTCGATCGATTGGCCAAGAGCCACGTGCAAACCAAGTTCATCAACCTCGGCGATCACCTAGCCCGCTATGCTAGCTACATCATCATCTTTGAAGAGGCTGGTTGCGTCAAACCACTGGCGGTTGATTTTCTGGCCGCGTAACAAGCACTTCGACATGCCAGCCCACCCCAACTCCAGCGAACAAGACATCGATCTATGGCTCGCCTATTATAATGAGATCGGCAATCCGCAGCTGCAGTCGCAACTGCGCGAATTGCTCAGTGACGCCGAGCGTGGCCAGGAAAAACGCTTTCATTTTGCCGATGACCGTCTGCGCTACCTCGTAACACGCGCGATGGTTCGCACGGTGCTGTCGCGCTATGCGACGGTCGCCCCGAACGATTGGGAGTTTGCCCTGAATGCCTACGGGCGCCCGGACATCGCCCCGCATCACGATGTGCGTGGCTTGTGCTTCAATATTTCGCATACGCGCGACCTGATCACGCTTGCCGTATCGAGGCACTGTGGCCTAGGCGTCGATGTCGAGAACCTGGCCGTGCGCCGGCCAGCGCTTGAAATTGCCAATCTCTTCTTTTCGCCGGTCGAAGCCGCAGAGCTGGCTAGCCTGAACCAAGAGCGACGCCGGGACCGTTTTTTCGAATACTGGACCCTTAAGGAATCATATAGCAAGGCGCGCGGGATGGGCTTGTCGCTTCCGCTCGACCAGTTCAGTTTCCACTTTCCGAACGAGCGCCTGGTGCGGCTCTCGATCGACGCGAAACTGGGCGACATCGAGAGCCGTTGGCGTTTCTGGCAATGCCGGCCCACACCAAATCATTTGCTCGCTCTTTGTGCGGAACGCCAGAGCGGCGCGATACCGCTCATTACTGTACGCGAGGTCGTCCCGACCCTCAGGGACGTTATCATCGAGACTGAGTGGCTGAAAACCTCGGACGAGCGCGGCATAGATGAATAACTTGTTGGATCACCGTAGGTGTAATCTGGAATCATTTTATTATGTGAATGTGGTCTGGGTCAGCAATCGAGTCATCCTGGATGGACATTGAACAGGTGCGGCAACTTGACTGGTGTTGTCTGACTGGATTCGATCAGGTCGCAATTTTCTTTTGTTTCCTTAGGGGTAGCGTGGGGCAACCCTTGTCGATATGGCCTTCTCCACGGGCCGACAATAATCCGCTGCAGTCTTGTCGTCGCATTGCAAACGACATTGAAAGAGGATCCCTCCAGCGGCCCTATGATCCGAATTCGGCGTGGAGAAGTGATCAATTTTCTGAAGCGGAGTGATGATGTTTTTGCCTGTGTGCCAATCTGTTAGAAAGAGGCCCGCGTCATTCTCCAGCAGGTCCTCGATGGCAGGATGTCGCTGACGTACGTGCAATTGTCGATGCTGCTTGAAGGCATCGACTGGCGTCATCCGGAGTACAGCCTCGCGTAAGCTTGGTGCATGCTCAGCCCTATGACCTCCGCGACATCGATGCCTTGAAAGCTGTGCTGCTGGTCTGTGAACGCCTGCTGCGGGACACGTGACGAACAGCTGGCAGGCTTGGTCGGGCAGTTGAGCACACGTAACGTCGAGATTGAACACCTCATGCAGCAATGCACGTAGTTCGGCCGCAAGGCCGAAAAGCTGGTCCACCAGATCGAGCACCTGGATCTGCAACTTAAGGACCTGCAGGCCGACGAGGGGAGGCGACGTGCGAGATGACTGCGCTTGATCCTGCGCCGAGGAAGAGGGCGGTGCGCAGGCCCTTGCTCGAGCAAGGGCCGCGTGATCCGACATGTGTACTTCAATCTGACATGTGCTTGCTACGCGTGCAGGCAGCAGCACCGAGGCGGCCGATTAAGCAAGGAATCGCCGGGCCCAGCCTGCTGGCACAGGTATTGGTGGCCAAGTTCACCGATCATTCACCGCTATCCTCCAGTAGGTGATTGACGTGCGAAAGCGCCGATTTCGACCGATACAGTGGCGACGATCCTGTACCAGCTCAAACGCTGGCCGGCACTGCTGTGACCTTGCCCCTTATGACGGGACACATCCCATCCTTGAGTTGGTGCCATTTTCCTGACTCCGTCGCACTAGATCTCTTTTGAACATGCAAGGTGATCTCAGCTTCAACGACGAATGTGGATGCATTGCATTGCAATGCGTAGCGGTGTCCGGCAGTTGCGTAAGCACGGTTTTAGAGGTGCTGCTATCCATCAGGCTCGCGGAGTGCCGTTCAAGTGTGTTGACGTAGTTTTCGGCGATGCCGTTCGACCGCGGGCCGCGTAACGGCGTGCGCATTGGTTATCTGCACGCTCTTATTCCTGTCCGCAAGAATAATGCATAGGCTGTGCCTACTGGCTCATGGAGCTATCTTAAGTCTCGGTATACCGGTGCGTGAGAAATCTGAAACATACCGAAAAAAGGCCTGCTTTTCCCGCTATCGATTAAACGACAGTCTATAGCCGAGGAAATATTGCCTTCTGGACGCCTACCTATCAAATCTAATAGTGCAAAAAATTCCCGGTATCGAATAAAGTTGTTGCAAGAAAATTTAATCAATCACCAAATTAAAATAGACCAATCACTCATGCTTGCAATGCGGTAAAGAAATAGTTTCTCTACTCTACAGTTTCCAAGATACGCCAGATTTGGCGGGTCATGGGATAGCGAATGTTGCGACGAATCAATCGTTTGGAAAATACATCAATTTTTTGAAGACGAATGGGATGAAGATGGCTCGATTTACACAACGATCAAAAAAACTAAAGAGCGCGCTGTGACAGCATCTTTTTATATCGCCTTCCTATTCTGTCTGCTGGGACCTTTGATCATAGCCAAGACGTTCGGACTATCCAAAGTAGTTCCATTGGTATTCATTCAAATTGGACTTGGCGCGACAATAAAATATTCTGGACTCTTCGATTGGTTGAATGGAAAAGGCATTGATGTTTTGCATGGTCCCTTGAAAACTTCATTGGAGGGACTTGGATGGTTAGGTGTATCACTTTTTGTCGCGTTTAGCGGGCATTGCAGTACGCTGCCAAGCCGCAACGAAGGTGGTCGCTATCGATTCGCCTATGTCAGCGTGATAGCCTTCTGTGTGACATCGAGTATGGGAAGTTACCTGGGCCTGAAGATTCTTCAGTTAAATCCAAGCTATATCGGGCAGGTCTCTTCTCCAATCTTGTTCTCAATTAGTATCGGCATATGTTTGTCTGTTACGGCTTTGCCGGTGTTGATCAGTATTCTCGATGAGTCATCCCTTATACGGCATCGAATTGGTCAACTGGCAGTGCGTTGTGCCATGCTTGATGAGCTCTGGTTGTGGATGGCATTGAGCATCATTCTGTCCTATGTGGGTGCTACTACATCGTGGGCAGTAGTGGCAAGAATGCTTGCCTTCGCAATATACTGTGTTGTATTGCTGGCGGTCGTTGCTCCACTACTGCGTCGCTACCACCAGAATAAAACAGTACCGTACGGCGGTCCAGTATTAGCCATCACAGTCGTATTATTGTCCGCATCGCTCACCGACATGCTCGGCCTCCATGGAATACTCGGGGCATTTCTGGGAGGGATGATTCTTCCCCAGGCCGTATTAAAAGAGTGCGAGTCCACATTTCGACCGGCCGTCACTTATCTTCTTCTGCCCATCTATTTTTTTAGTAGCGGAACACGTCTCGACTTACCAGGTGGCGATGGCATGTTCTGGTTACTCGTGTTTGTCCTCACATTTAGCACCATATTTGTGAAGGGCGGAGTGGTGATGTTGGTTGGGAGACTGACGGGCCTACGCTGGAAGGAAAGTATCCAATTAGGCGTCCTGCTGCAGTGTAAGGGGTTAGTGGAATTGATTGTGATCGGGATACTTCTGGATGTTGGCATTATTGGAGTTACCACCTATTCAGCACTGGCTCTGATGGCACTGTTCAGTACCGCACTCACGCTACCTCTTTTTCGGCTACTGACATGGGTCTTTGAAAAAAGTCATAGCAGCGATCTTGCCACATATACAGTGAATCACGAACCTCTGTACGCAGTGAGTGAACAAGGTGTGGAAAGAAGTAAAAATGATTAACTGTGAGCATGGCTGATATTGATTGTTTTATCTTCGGAATAAACGTCAGGATTTCAGTAACCATGCAGAAAAAAATCTGCCGGATAAGGTGCTCTCGACCCGACGCTTCTTTATTCGGTAGTGTGAATTTCTAGTCCTTTGAGTAAATCAGATGACGGTATCGATAATGATTGGAACAAGTTGTTGGCGCTGATGAGGGAAAGCGACGAGTTTGCGTCTGGTAAATTTATAAAGAATGCGATCACACTATATAAAAGGTTGCAAAATGACTGATACGGATATTCTGGTAATGGGCGGTGGTTTGGCAGGTTTGACGTTGGCCCGCCAGTTGCGAATGGCACTGCCGAATGCAAGTATAACGGTCATCGAAAGAGGGCAACGGCCAGCACCAGAGGCTGCCTATAAAGTGGGTGAGTCCAGCGTAGAGGTGGCCGCACACTATTTCGGTGAGCGCTTGAAGCTGAAAGAGCATATCGAGGCCGATCAGTTACCGAAGTTGGGTCTCAGATTTTTCCTGCCACATGGCGACAATTCCGAAGTAACCAAGCGGCTTGAAATCGGACAGAGCAAGTATCCAACAGTGCCCAGCTATCAATTGGACCGTGGACGCTTCGAAAACCACTTGCATGACCTGAACCTGGCCGATGGCGTGGTTATTTACGACAGAGCGCGGGTGCAAGCCGTGGATTTGCGTCCGGGTGATCGGCATGAAGTTAAGTTCGTTCATGGTGATGAGGTTAAAACAATCACCTGCCGATGGCTGGTGGATGCCGCTGGACGCAATAAAATCTTGAAGCGCAAACAGGGCCTGGAAAAAGACAGCCCATTGAGCAATGCCGCCGTATGGTTCAGGGTGGGAGTGGACATCGATATTTCCGACCTGAGTGATGATCCTGAATGGTTGGGCCGCACCGGTCCATCGCGGCGCTTCAGCACCAACCATTTCATGGGACCAGGATACTGGGTATGGTTCATTCCGCTTGCCTCCGGATCCACTAGCATTGGCATCGTCTTTGATAACAAAATGCATGACTTCAAAGCGGTGAACTCGTTTGACAAGGCAATGGCTTGGCTGCATCAGAACGAGCCGCAGTGTGCCAAGTTGATCGAACCGCACGGCGGCAAGGTGCAGGATTTCATGGGTTTTCAGGATTATGCCCATGGCTGCAAGCAGGTCTACTCGAAGGATCGCTGGTGCATCACCGGCGAAGCCGGTGTGTTCATCGATCCTTTCTATTCGCCAGGCAGCGATCTGATTGCTTATAGCAATGACTTTATCACCGAACTCATTGTCAAGGATATGCGCGGCGAGGACATCAGTCAATTGGCGCCAACCTACGATCGTATGTACTTGAATCTGACTGAAACTGTGCTCATGATTTACGACGGCTTGTATCCGAAATTCGGCAACAGCTTTGTCATGATCCAGAAGGTTCTTTGGGACAGCGTGCTGTATC encodes the following:
- a CDS encoding GIY-YIG nuclease family protein, producing the protein MMTNKKMLKRQFLETKSRAGVYAIRNQITGRALVAGSTNAQGTLNRHRFELQHGQHRNARLAQDWIEYGESNFLFDVLDMVKPSEDPAFNAAQELKMLVSLWRQEIPCTGELGYDEPRSDSQ
- a CDS encoding 4'-phosphopantetheinyl transferase family protein, giving the protein MPAHPNSSEQDIDLWLAYYNEIGNPQLQSQLRELLSDAERGQEKRFHFADDRLRYLVTRAMVRTVLSRYATVAPNDWEFALNAYGRPDIAPHHDVRGLCFNISHTRDLITLAVSRHCGLGVDVENLAVRRPALEIANLFFSPVEAAELASLNQERRRDRFFEYWTLKESYSKARGMGLSLPLDQFSFHFPNERLVRLSIDAKLGDIESRWRFWQCRPTPNHLLALCAERQSGAIPLITVREVVPTLRDVIIETEWLKTSDERGIDE
- a CDS encoding cation:proton antiporter, coding for MTASFYIAFLFCLLGPLIIAKTFGLSKVVPLVFIQIGLGATIKYSGLFDWLNGKGIDVLHGPLKTSLEGLGWLGVSLFVAFSGHCSTLPSRNEGGRYRFAYVSVIAFCVTSSMGSYLGLKILQLNPSYIGQVSSPILFSISIGICLSVTALPVLISILDESSLIRHRIGQLAVRCAMLDELWLWMALSIILSYVGATTSWAVVARMLAFAIYCVVLLAVVAPLLRRYHQNKTVPYGGPVLAITVVLLSASLTDMLGLHGILGAFLGGMILPQAVLKECESTFRPAVTYLLLPIYFFSSGTRLDLPGGDGMFWLLVFVLTFSTIFVKGGVVMLVGRLTGLRWKESIQLGVLLQCKGLVELIVIGILLDVGIIGVTTYSALALMALFSTALTLPLFRLLTWVFEKSHSSDLATYTVNHEPLYAVSEQGVERSKND
- a CDS encoding NAD(P)/FAD-dependent oxidoreductase, coding for MTDTDILVMGGGLAGLTLARQLRMALPNASITVIERGQRPAPEAAYKVGESSVEVAAHYFGERLKLKEHIEADQLPKLGLRFFLPHGDNSEVTKRLEIGQSKYPTVPSYQLDRGRFENHLHDLNLADGVVIYDRARVQAVDLRPGDRHEVKFVHGDEVKTITCRWLVDAAGRNKILKRKQGLEKDSPLSNAAVWFRVGVDIDISDLSDDPEWLGRTGPSRRFSTNHFMGPGYWVWFIPLASGSTSIGIVFDNKMHDFKAVNSFDKAMAWLHQNEPQCAKLIEPHGGKVQDFMGFQDYAHGCKQVYSKDRWCITGEAGVFIDPFYSPGSDLIAYSNDFITELIVKDMRGEDISQLAPTYDRMYLNLTETVLMIYDGLYPKFGNSFVMIQKVLWDSVLYLGVTCLLYFNRKLYDLQFLARVDTELARYNDLMRAVADHFKRQPIKHDSTMAGEYVDMSKIFLYGRNLNKELLIEYSDDDTLIAKLRENLALLEELSKSVFKNEDIVAASWKSMPVPLAERGNGEVFDEAAMASK